From the genome of Roseiconus lacunae, one region includes:
- a CDS encoding PVC-type heme-binding CxxCH protein, producing MKFSSYSLLMIVFATSLVAPTANAQQRLPKKQHRTSDAPFLSPRQAVDAMSVPEGFEVSIFASEPTLAEPIAFCFDPRGRLWVVENLNYRTRREHTDEKVSRIQILEDTDSDGVFDKRKTFKDDLTFTSGIAVGFGGVYLGSPPNLVFIPDADGDDVPDGPGEILLDGWGINDRHETLNSFIWGPDGWLYGCHGVFTQSQVGKPGCDDSQRQFIDGGIWRFHPVTKKYEVYARGLSNPWGFDFDRHGQGFATCCVIPHLFHIVQGGVYHKQSRPHINPYVYDDIKTIRDHTHLSAHGGARFYLADAFPSEYHDRLFMCNIHEHAVLTDVMERRGSSFVGKHGDDFMPTNDLAWVGFSVEIGPEGGVYLLDWHDTDVCGNAINFPESGRVYRIMPEDAKPIERPNLPALSDRQLADLQSHPNDWYVRQARVLLHHRSVNGTLDRVAVAHALAEQFRSADSSKYRLRALWAQYLTQTINRSDLVELLGHDDEYVRAWSVRFLCDRSAVDAFFLHAATSAESPVDNDVMQRFLRLANEDSSPVVRLFLASAVTRFPFEDRWDLLHALTQHTDDTDDPNLERMYWFALEPMVPLWPQKSLQLAIDCRLPKIQEFVARRLATGDRVASVGEDWQAVVAKVAPKFDARHVGEGGIVYHSSFRNQTAMQTHPESRKRPCRLIRDFKIPADKQTQLKMRVSHHPHGDWELRVVVNDQVLKKTVVGPDTVGANEWLDINVDLTSYAGQEIRLMLENRANDWNNEWAYWNHVVVVSR from the coding sequence ATGAAGTTTTCATCTTACTCCCTGCTGATGATCGTATTCGCGACTTCTCTCGTTGCACCGACCGCAAACGCGCAGCAACGATTGCCGAAGAAACAACATCGAACCAGCGACGCGCCGTTCCTATCGCCTCGACAAGCCGTTGATGCGATGTCGGTCCCGGAAGGATTTGAAGTTTCAATCTTCGCCTCTGAACCGACGCTGGCCGAACCGATCGCATTCTGCTTCGACCCGCGCGGACGGTTGTGGGTCGTCGAAAACCTGAATTATCGAACACGTCGCGAACACACCGACGAGAAAGTTAGTCGCATTCAGATTTTGGAAGACACCGATAGCGACGGTGTTTTCGACAAACGAAAAACGTTCAAAGACGATCTGACGTTTACTTCGGGGATCGCCGTCGGTTTTGGAGGCGTCTACCTCGGTTCGCCCCCCAACCTGGTTTTCATCCCAGACGCCGACGGCGATGACGTGCCCGACGGGCCTGGCGAAATCCTTCTCGATGGCTGGGGAATCAATGACCGACACGAGACGCTGAATAGTTTTATCTGGGGTCCCGATGGCTGGTTGTATGGATGCCACGGAGTGTTCACCCAATCTCAAGTGGGCAAACCGGGGTGCGACGATTCGCAACGACAATTCATCGACGGAGGAATCTGGCGATTTCACCCGGTCACGAAAAAGTATGAGGTGTATGCCCGAGGGCTATCGAACCCTTGGGGATTTGATTTCGATCGGCATGGCCAGGGTTTCGCAACCTGCTGCGTGATTCCTCACCTGTTTCATATCGTCCAAGGTGGTGTCTATCACAAGCAAAGTCGTCCGCACATTAACCCCTACGTCTACGACGACATTAAAACCATTCGCGATCATACTCATCTGTCCGCTCATGGTGGCGCCCGGTTTTATCTTGCCGATGCGTTCCCCTCCGAATACCACGACCGTTTGTTCATGTGCAATATCCACGAACACGCCGTCCTGACAGATGTGATGGAACGTCGTGGTTCAAGTTTCGTCGGAAAACATGGCGATGACTTTATGCCAACGAACGATCTCGCGTGGGTGGGCTTCAGCGTTGAAATCGGTCCCGAAGGCGGTGTCTATTTACTCGATTGGCACGACACTGACGTCTGTGGTAACGCCATCAATTTTCCCGAAAGCGGTCGTGTTTATCGCATCATGCCTGAAGACGCGAAACCGATCGAACGCCCGAACCTGCCCGCTCTCTCCGACCGACAGCTTGCCGATTTGCAGTCCCATCCCAACGATTGGTACGTCCGACAGGCTCGCGTATTGCTGCACCACCGCTCGGTCAACGGAACGCTGGATCGCGTTGCGGTCGCTCATGCCTTGGCCGAACAGTTTCGGTCAGCCGACTCATCAAAGTATCGGCTGCGTGCGCTATGGGCCCAATACCTGACCCAAACGATCAATCGAAGCGACCTTGTCGAATTGCTCGGGCATGACGACGAGTACGTACGAGCGTGGTCGGTTCGTTTTCTTTGCGACCGGAGCGCCGTCGACGCGTTCTTCCTGCATGCCGCGACGTCGGCAGAGAGCCCTGTCGATAACGATGTGATGCAACGTTTTCTGCGATTGGCGAATGAGGACTCCTCGCCAGTCGTGCGTTTGTTTCTCGCATCGGCGGTCACGCGTTTTCCGTTCGAAGATCGTTGGGATTTGTTACACGCTTTGACTCAACATACCGACGATACCGACGATCCAAATTTGGAACGAATGTATTGGTTCGCGCTTGAACCGATGGTCCCACTGTGGCCCCAGAAGTCGCTGCAACTTGCGATCGATTGCCGGTTACCCAAGATTCAAGAATTCGTCGCCCGGCGACTTGCCACGGGCGACCGAGTTGCCAGCGTCGGCGAAGACTGGCAAGCCGTTGTGGCCAAGGTCGCTCCCAAGTTTGACGCACGTCATGTCGGCGAAGGCGGCATAGTTTATCACAGCAGTTTTCGCAACCAAACCGCGATGCAAACACACCCAGAAAGTCGAAAGCGGCCATGCCGATTAATCCGAGATTTTAAGATCCCTGCTGACAAACAAACGCAACTTAAGATGCGAGTCAGCCATCACCCCCACGGCGATTGGGAATTGCGGGTCGTTGTCAATGATCAGGTACTCAAAAAAACCGTGGTCGGTCCTGACACCGTAGGGGCGAACGAATGGCTGGACATCAATGTGGATTTAACGTCCTATGCTGGCCAGGAAATCCGACTGATGTTGGAGAACCGAGCGAACGACTGGAACAACGAATGGGCGTACTGGAATCATGTCGTCGTGGTCAGTCGATAG
- a CDS encoding c-type cytochrome: MTIFFAPLPCSAVDHNPLDLIIDAVAATDDVDSRQALLRGMLRGLEGRRNVPPPNGWNSLRQTLKNEGDRELRTTIEQLSQIFGDAEATANAIAVLRNRNAPINNRRSALAALVAQRYEDLAAELEPLIDDPQLQIDAVRAYSVAGSAAGPALMKTLFPTADLRLRRAILETLATRTDYANQMVAWLNDGTVKKADVPSYVARSMQDLVGDTFIEAYGTIESLNVNVAETIARYKSIVNDKALQSADAGRGRSVFTKTCGACHQMYGEGGKVGPDLTGSNRANLDYFLLNSVAPSADVPEGYRTQIVQTTDGRVLTGVLAEEDSQRVVLKTVDRPRLVIAKDDIEARKVSEKSMMPDGQLDQLPPQDLLDLFKYMQTRSQVELQR; this comes from the coding sequence ATGACAATTTTTTTCGCCCCCCTGCCCTGCTCTGCCGTCGATCACAACCCTCTTGATCTGATCATCGACGCGGTTGCGGCGACTGATGATGTGGACTCACGTCAAGCCTTGCTACGTGGAATGCTGCGAGGACTCGAAGGCCGCCGAAATGTTCCACCGCCTAACGGATGGAATTCGCTCCGGCAGACGCTGAAAAACGAAGGTGATCGCGAACTTCGAACGACAATCGAACAACTGTCGCAGATCTTTGGAGATGCCGAAGCGACGGCCAATGCGATCGCGGTACTTCGTAATCGCAATGCGCCGATCAATAACCGGCGATCCGCCTTGGCCGCACTCGTCGCACAGCGTTATGAAGACTTGGCCGCCGAACTCGAACCCTTGATCGACGACCCACAACTTCAAATCGATGCCGTTCGGGCCTACTCCGTCGCCGGTTCTGCCGCCGGCCCGGCGTTGATGAAAACGCTTTTTCCCACCGCCGATCTTCGCCTACGACGCGCGATCCTAGAGACCTTGGCAACAAGAACCGACTATGCGAACCAGATGGTCGCGTGGCTCAACGATGGTACGGTTAAAAAGGCGGACGTGCCCAGCTATGTCGCCCGTTCCATGCAAGATCTCGTCGGCGACACGTTTATCGAAGCCTATGGGACAATCGAATCGCTAAACGTCAACGTCGCCGAAACGATCGCCCGTTACAAGTCCATCGTTAATGACAAAGCACTGCAGTCCGCCGATGCCGGGCGCGGCCGATCGGTGTTTACGAAAACTTGTGGTGCCTGCCACCAAATGTACGGCGAAGGCGGCAAGGTTGGTCCTGACCTCACCGGCTCCAACCGAGCCAACCTCGACTACTTCTTGCTCAACAGCGTCGCACCGAGTGCCGACGTGCCGGAAGGCTATCGGACACAGATTGTTCAAACAACCGACGGACGAGTCCTGACCGGTGTGCTCGCCGAAGAAGACTCGCAGCGAGTCGTTTTGAAAACGGTCGATCGACCACGGCTGGTGATTGCCAAAGATGACATCGAAGCTCGGAAGGTTTCTGAGAAATCGATGATGCCCGATGGTCAGCTCGACCAGCTTCCCCCCCAAGACCTCCTTGACCTGTTCAAGTACATGCAAACCCGCTCGCAAGTGGAGCTCCAACGATGA
- a CDS encoding prolyl oligopeptidase family serine peptidase has product MSISFPRSRSIALFWTVVAVAVSVCMPVAAQPSSASRGQARQGSRTINQRIVARWIDSTHFTFLEELPDGERVTRQVDCESGEISTLNGPTNGRGGTLAGGPLPVSEISPTDTELTFVNEADEPVELFWIDLRGTPVSYGSVDPGTRRSQHTFSGHAWMVRSAAGKESERKFYGSLVASNRPIVAKISKTFEAPARLTRRPGRNRPRGGFRGALSPDQTMRFAIENEGEGDDSIATLKVWNEGQGRGAAKQLLSVEDAGLADWSWSPDGQYLAGWKVSRHQPDLVTMVESSPKGGGRAKVHQHSYRLPGDPYDDYQLMVVKVGEGELVACDVPVVDFGRPRIRWMNEQTIVFEKVDRGHQRFRLFVVDANGGRSRTAIDESTETFIWTMHGPDVPLVTHLEGSDEVLYSSEASGYRHLYLIDLADESQAFIHSPGNSTEQTSTKQTSTNTSLAVTQGDWLVRRIHQINEQSRTVDLIVGGFYADQDPYHRHLIRASLDDDNLVALTDADGDHSFEFSPESDYVITTSSRIDSPPLHQLRKVSDGGLVCDLVQAQRIDDSADYHAPIRFKAKGRDGSTDIWGNLYLPDDFDPSQQQHYPIIEAIYAGPHDSHVPIRYLHEPRHSDLTSLGFAVVQIDGMGTANRSKAFHDVCWHNLKDAGFPDRVRWIQAIAKEHPALDDSRVGIFGTSAGGQNACGALLFHHDFYKSAYASCGCHDNRMDKASWNEQWMGYPVGPHYAASSNIDNAGRLEGNLFLVVGELDTNVPPESTYRLVDALIKANKDFDFLMVPSMGHSDGGRYGKRRMRDFFVRTLQPPGE; this is encoded by the coding sequence TTGAGTATCTCCTTTCCACGATCCCGCTCGATCGCCTTGTTTTGGACGGTGGTCGCCGTCGCGGTATCGGTGTGCATGCCCGTCGCGGCACAACCTTCCAGTGCATCTCGCGGTCAAGCGAGACAAGGCTCGCGTACAATCAATCAACGCATCGTCGCGCGCTGGATTGATTCAACCCATTTTACGTTTCTCGAAGAATTGCCCGATGGCGAACGTGTCACCCGTCAGGTCGATTGCGAAAGCGGAGAAATTTCGACGCTCAATGGTCCGACCAACGGTCGGGGCGGAACTTTGGCTGGCGGCCCACTGCCAGTTTCTGAAATTTCACCGACCGATACTGAATTGACGTTTGTAAATGAAGCCGATGAGCCCGTCGAGCTGTTCTGGATCGACTTACGCGGGACACCGGTTAGCTATGGTAGTGTCGACCCGGGAACGCGACGGTCTCAGCACACCTTCAGCGGGCACGCCTGGATGGTTCGTTCGGCGGCTGGTAAAGAATCCGAACGGAAGTTTTATGGCAGTCTTGTTGCGTCGAATCGACCGATTGTTGCAAAGATCTCGAAGACATTTGAAGCTCCCGCACGTTTGACCCGTCGACCCGGACGAAACCGACCGCGAGGAGGATTTCGGGGGGCACTGTCACCTGACCAAACGATGCGATTTGCAATCGAAAATGAAGGGGAGGGCGACGACTCGATTGCCACACTGAAAGTCTGGAACGAAGGGCAGGGCAGGGGGGCCGCGAAACAGCTGCTGTCAGTCGAAGACGCAGGCCTTGCGGATTGGTCATGGTCACCCGACGGTCAATATCTCGCAGGCTGGAAAGTCTCTCGTCATCAACCTGATTTGGTCACCATGGTTGAGTCATCGCCGAAAGGCGGCGGTCGCGCAAAAGTCCATCAACACTCGTATCGCTTGCCCGGTGACCCATACGATGACTATCAACTGATGGTCGTGAAGGTCGGCGAAGGCGAATTGGTTGCCTGCGATGTGCCAGTCGTCGATTTTGGGCGTCCCAGAATTCGTTGGATGAACGAACAGACGATCGTTTTTGAGAAAGTTGACCGCGGACATCAGCGATTTCGATTGTTCGTCGTTGATGCGAACGGCGGGCGGAGCCGAACGGCGATCGATGAGTCGACCGAAACATTCATTTGGACCATGCATGGCCCCGACGTTCCCTTGGTAACCCACCTCGAAGGATCGGATGAAGTGCTCTATTCGAGTGAAGCAAGTGGATATCGACATTTGTATTTGATCGATTTGGCTGATGAGTCGCAAGCGTTCATCCATTCACCGGGAAATAGCACCGAGCAGACAAGCACGAAGCAGACAAGCACGAATACGTCGCTAGCGGTCACCCAAGGCGATTGGTTGGTGAGACGTATTCATCAAATCAACGAGCAGTCTCGGACTGTCGATCTGATTGTTGGCGGTTTCTATGCCGATCAAGATCCTTACCATCGTCATCTGATTCGAGCATCATTGGACGACGACAATCTTGTAGCGCTTACCGATGCAGATGGCGACCACTCGTTTGAGTTCTCTCCCGAAAGTGACTATGTGATCACGACATCCAGTCGGATTGATAGTCCGCCACTGCATCAATTGCGCAAGGTAAGTGACGGGGGTTTGGTTTGCGATCTTGTCCAAGCTCAACGAATCGACGATTCGGCTGACTATCACGCACCGATTCGTTTCAAAGCCAAAGGTCGCGATGGATCTACCGATATCTGGGGCAACCTCTATCTGCCCGACGATTTCGACCCTAGTCAACAGCAACACTATCCAATCATCGAAGCGATCTACGCGGGGCCCCATGATTCGCACGTTCCCATTCGTTACTTACATGAACCTCGCCATTCGGATCTGACGTCACTCGGTTTCGCCGTTGTTCAGATTGATGGGATGGGAACGGCGAACCGTTCGAAGGCATTCCACGACGTTTGCTGGCACAACCTCAAAGATGCCGGGTTCCCCGATCGTGTTCGCTGGATTCAAGCGATTGCCAAAGAACATCCGGCGCTCGATGACTCTCGCGTAGGGATCTTTGGGACTTCTGCCGGTGGACAGAACGCCTGCGGTGCATTGCTATTCCATCATGACTTTTACAAATCGGCGTATGCGTCATGTGGTTGCCACGACAACCGGATGGACAAAGCGAGTTGGAACGAGCAGTGGATGGGATATCCGGTCGGCCCTCACTATGCGGCGTCCAGTAACATCGACAATGCCGGACGGCTCGAAGGCAATCTGTTTCTTGTCGTCGGCGAGTTAGATACCAATGTTCCGCCAGAGTCGACCTATCGATTGGTCGACGCGCTGATCAAGGCCAACAAAGATTTTGATTTCTTGATGGTTCCGTCGATGGGGCATAGTGACGGTGGTCGTTACGGCAAACGCCGAATGCGAGACTTTTTCGTTCGAACCCTTCAGCCGCCAGGCGAGTAA
- a CDS encoding pectate lyase has protein sequence MKTWLFLLFTLVTLVGTAEFKANAQSGNRDENAAETQLKRQALQTAKKATTFLTEKVSTNGGYLWRYSSDLQLKEGEGVVESETVWVQPPGTPAVGLAFVALFHATGDPQFRDAALAASEALRQGQMHSGGWQASIEFDPERRKKWAYRVESPHRKKKDQSSLDDNKTQSALLFLIRLDEALQFKNELVHHTAEYGLRGLLNNGQFKNGGFPQVWMNEKTSDHLADPVKASYPDDWPRVYPGHQQYWLRYTLNDQLASDTMKVLFEAERIYQKPEFREAAIRLADSLLAAQMPEPQPAWAQQYNAEMQPIWARKFEPPAITTSESFGVINTLMDVYLQTGEKRYLASIPRALDYLKTCELPGGRVARFYELKTNRPLYFDLAYQLTYDDSDMPTHYGFQLGSKVDQLRRRYTKVTETASPQGASLLDSRPKASESKVRAIIASQTDHGIWLNQDGMRYHKSKEPAIDMQEVVTNLQTLAAFLR, from the coding sequence ATGAAAACGTGGTTATTCTTATTGTTCACGCTTGTTACTTTAGTTGGAACAGCGGAATTCAAAGCGAACGCCCAGTCGGGTAATCGCGACGAAAATGCGGCCGAGACTCAGCTAAAGCGGCAAGCGCTGCAAACGGCAAAGAAAGCCACGACGTTCTTAACGGAGAAGGTGAGCACCAATGGTGGCTACCTTTGGCGATACTCGTCTGACTTACAATTGAAGGAAGGCGAAGGAGTCGTCGAAAGTGAAACCGTTTGGGTTCAGCCTCCCGGCACGCCTGCGGTCGGCCTCGCATTTGTCGCGTTGTTTCACGCAACCGGCGATCCACAATTTCGGGACGCGGCACTCGCCGCGTCCGAAGCGTTGCGGCAAGGCCAGATGCACAGTGGTGGGTGGCAAGCATCGATCGAATTCGACCCCGAACGGCGAAAAAAGTGGGCGTACCGTGTCGAATCTCCTCATCGAAAAAAGAAAGACCAATCGAGTTTAGATGACAACAAGACGCAGTCAGCGTTGTTGTTTCTCATCCGTTTAGACGAAGCCCTGCAGTTCAAGAATGAACTCGTTCATCACACCGCCGAATACGGTTTGCGAGGTCTACTGAACAATGGGCAGTTCAAAAACGGAGGGTTCCCTCAGGTCTGGATGAATGAAAAGACCTCGGATCATCTCGCCGATCCGGTGAAAGCAAGTTATCCCGATGACTGGCCGCGGGTGTATCCTGGGCATCAGCAATACTGGCTGCGGTACACATTGAATGACCAACTGGCTAGCGACACAATGAAGGTATTGTTCGAAGCCGAGCGGATCTACCAAAAACCCGAATTCCGTGAGGCCGCCATTCGCTTGGCCGATTCACTGCTCGCCGCTCAAATGCCCGAACCGCAGCCGGCTTGGGCCCAGCAATACAACGCGGAAATGCAACCGATTTGGGCGAGGAAATTTGAGCCGCCTGCGATCACGACCAGCGAATCGTTCGGCGTGATCAATACGCTGATGGACGTCTATTTGCAGACAGGTGAGAAAAGATATTTAGCATCGATCCCCCGGGCCCTCGACTATTTGAAGACGTGTGAATTGCCCGGCGGACGAGTCGCGAGGTTCTACGAGTTAAAAACGAATCGACCACTGTACTTCGATCTGGCGTATCAATTGACATACGACGACAGTGACATGCCGACGCATTACGGGTTTCAACTAGGCAGTAAGGTCGATCAACTACGACGTCGTTATACAAAGGTGACCGAGACGGCGTCGCCACAAGGTGCGTCGCTGTTGGATTCACGACCAAAAGCGAGCGAGAGTAAGGTCCGTGCGATCATCGCCTCGCAAACAGACCACGGAATTTGGTTGAATCAGGATGGCATGCGATATCACAAAAGCAAGGAACCCGCGATCGACATGCAAGAAGTCGTTACGAATCTGCAAACGTTGGCGGCATTTCTGCGGTAA
- a CDS encoding TerC family protein has protein sequence MDIASLLTSDAIFALLTLTLMEIVLGIDNIVFIAIITGRLPEDKRSFARRFGLFLAMGMRILLLLFIGYLMQWVGPLFELTDFVAFEPLAEYLHEHAEANEVSGKDLILMGGGLFLLWTAVREIHHKIEGGEDEAEVGNLPGDTGGSSDGITPIDATNAASVTVGSVLFRIAFMDIIFSLDSVITAVGMAKQIPVMVAAVVISVGVMIAFANQISDFVQTHPTIKMLALSFLILISVVLISEATGTPISKGYVYFAMAFSLMVEFLNLRMQMKRYRPSRGEGETGSLTRR, from the coding sequence ATGGACATTGCCTCGTTGCTCACCAGTGACGCGATCTTTGCGTTGTTGACCCTGACACTGATGGAAATCGTGCTCGGGATCGACAACATCGTTTTCATTGCCATCATCACCGGACGGCTTCCCGAAGACAAACGATCTTTCGCCCGTCGGTTTGGACTGTTCCTAGCAATGGGAATGCGGATTCTTTTATTGCTGTTCATCGGATACCTGATGCAGTGGGTCGGCCCGCTGTTTGAGCTGACGGATTTCGTCGCGTTTGAACCGCTCGCCGAGTACCTGCACGAACATGCCGAAGCCAACGAGGTGAGTGGTAAAGATCTGATCTTGATGGGGGGCGGATTGTTCCTGCTTTGGACAGCTGTTCGCGAGATTCATCATAAAATTGAAGGCGGCGAAGACGAGGCCGAAGTCGGTAATTTACCGGGAGATACCGGAGGCTCATCCGACGGCATCACCCCAATCGATGCGACAAACGCCGCATCAGTTACCGTCGGAAGCGTGCTCTTTCGAATCGCGTTCATGGACATCATCTTTTCACTTGATTCGGTGATCACGGCGGTCGGGATGGCCAAGCAAATCCCCGTGATGGTCGCGGCCGTTGTGATCAGTGTCGGAGTGATGATCGCATTCGCCAACCAAATTAGCGATTTCGTACAAACCCACCCGACGATCAAAATGCTGGCACTCTCTTTCCTAATTCTGATCAGCGTTGTCTTGATCAGTGAAGCGACAGGGACGCCGATCAGTAAGGGCTACGTGTACTTTGCAATGGCGTTTTCGCTGATGGTGGAGTTCTTAAATCTAAGGATGCAGATGAAACGGTATCGCCCGAGCCGCGGCGAAGGAGAAACCGGAAGCCTAACGCGGCGATGA
- a CDS encoding sulfite exporter TauE/SafE family protein: MPDLPSLLGIAAVLSVGIFVQSAAGFAAGLLIVPMLLWLGYTIPEASMALLVATVPQNVMGVYSLRDSIRPKQLLWPGIGRIVFFPIGIGVLVMIENTFSIDRIRQLVGGAVLIATIAIILYRPHPKPSISVFWAWLAFPLSGFCQGLIGMGGPAMVFWVSAHDWSTRQIRGFLFSMYLISLGPALAILWWKFGERVLPAAFIAIFTLPALMLVTWLGLRFGNWLGRERLRRVTLGLLLLLGLIGLASPWLHS, from the coding sequence ATGCCTGACCTGCCCAGCCTTCTAGGGATCGCCGCGGTCTTGTCGGTCGGCATCTTCGTTCAATCGGCGGCTGGATTCGCGGCGGGTTTGTTAATCGTCCCCATGCTACTCTGGCTGGGCTACACCATCCCAGAAGCCAGTATGGCGCTGTTGGTAGCCACCGTTCCACAAAACGTCATGGGCGTTTATTCGCTGCGTGACTCGATTCGCCCCAAGCAGCTTCTTTGGCCGGGAATCGGCAGGATCGTTTTCTTTCCGATTGGCATCGGAGTGTTGGTCATGATTGAAAACACATTCTCCATCGACCGTATCCGGCAACTTGTCGGCGGGGCGGTTCTGATCGCAACGATCGCGATCATCTTGTACCGGCCTCATCCGAAGCCATCGATTTCGGTATTCTGGGCGTGGCTCGCGTTCCCACTTTCCGGCTTTTGCCAGGGTTTGATCGGAATGGGCGGTCCGGCCATGGTGTTTTGGGTTTCCGCGCATGACTGGTCGACGCGTCAGATTCGTGGATTTCTGTTTTCGATGTATCTGATCAGCCTTGGTCCGGCACTTGCAATCCTATGGTGGAAATTCGGCGAGCGAGTTCTACCGGCCGCCTTCATCGCGATTTTCACCCTACCGGCATTGATGTTGGTGACATGGCTCGGACTTCGCTTCGGAAATTGGCTTGGTCGCGAACGGTTGCGACGAGTCACGCTGGGCTTGTTGTTGCTGCTAGGATTGATCGGACTGGCTTCACCTTGGCTACATTCGTAA
- a CDS encoding alpha/beta hydrolase, translating to MACLCSPLAVSQEPYLEKPGEEGNGNYVVGPEYKVQPELTDQGNPKGKSFEFTMALSESKIFPGKDATLNPRKPVRKERKIFVYVPAAYQDGTEAPILVTFDGPSRLDLVRHAVDNLSISNDPERKLPAFITIAVQNGGNDGKGSQRGLEYDTMSDRHARFINDEVLPAVLNHPEIRAAYPKLAFTENPWGKAVMGCSSGGAAALTIGWFRPDLFRRLITYSGTFVDQQDDDAAEEADYPLGAWEYHSGLKLIESSDKKPLRIFTHVAENDLRANDPENTYHNWVMANRRTAEALKSKGYDYRFVFSRDSKHCDRRVFEATLADTLVWMWRGYHAE from the coding sequence ATGGCCTGCCTTTGCAGTCCTTTGGCGGTGTCTCAGGAACCCTATTTGGAAAAGCCGGGGGAGGAAGGAAATGGAAACTATGTCGTTGGGCCGGAGTACAAGGTTCAGCCCGAGCTGACTGACCAGGGAAATCCCAAAGGAAAGTCCTTCGAATTTACGATGGCGTTGTCTGAAAGCAAAATCTTTCCCGGGAAGGACGCAACGCTCAATCCCAGAAAGCCGGTCCGCAAAGAAAGAAAGATATTTGTCTATGTCCCAGCGGCCTATCAGGACGGCACCGAGGCGCCAATTTTGGTCACCTTTGATGGGCCAAGTCGATTGGATCTCGTCCGTCACGCTGTCGACAATTTGTCCATTTCGAATGACCCCGAACGCAAGCTACCCGCGTTCATCACCATTGCGGTTCAAAACGGTGGTAACGACGGCAAGGGCAGTCAACGCGGATTGGAATACGACACGATGTCCGATCGGCATGCTCGCTTCATTAATGACGAAGTCTTACCCGCCGTGTTGAACCATCCTGAAATCCGAGCCGCCTATCCGAAGCTGGCCTTCACCGAAAATCCGTGGGGCAAGGCGGTGATGGGTTGCAGCTCAGGAGGCGCGGCGGCGTTGACAATCGGATGGTTTCGGCCGGACCTATTTCGTCGGTTGATTACCTATTCCGGAACGTTCGTCGATCAGCAAGACGACGACGCGGCGGAAGAGGCTGACTATCCGCTCGGTGCTTGGGAGTACCACTCGGGATTGAAGCTGATCGAGAGTAGCGACAAGAAGCCTTTGCGGATCTTCACGCACGTTGCCGAAAACGATTTGCGGGCCAATGATCCTGAAAACACTTACCACAATTGGGTGATGGCGAACCGTCGTACCGCCGAAGCGTTGAAGTCGAAAGGATATGACTATCGGTTCGTATTCAGCCGCGATTCAAAGCACTGCGATCGTCGCGTTTTTGAAGCTACCTTAGCCGACACGTTGGTTTGGATGTGGCGAGGCTACCACGCCGAGTAA